In the genome of Telluria beijingensis, one region contains:
- a CDS encoding NADH-quinone oxidoreductase subunit C gives MTTKLETLELALKNALGEGAAISAALGEVTVVVKAADYIKTMQTLRDDRTLAFEQMIDLCGVDYSTYGEGTYEGPRFAVVVHLLSIEKNWRVRVRVFCPDDEMPLVETITPIWRAANWFEREAFDMYGILFEGHGDLRRILTDYGFIGHPFRKDFPISGYVEMRYDPEQKRVIYQPVTIEPRENIPRVIREETYGTK, from the coding sequence ATGACGACAAAACTCGAGACCCTTGAACTCGCCCTGAAAAATGCATTGGGCGAGGGCGCTGCCATTTCCGCGGCGCTGGGCGAAGTGACGGTGGTGGTCAAGGCCGCGGACTACATCAAGACGATGCAGACGCTGCGCGACGACCGCACCCTGGCATTCGAACAGATGATCGACCTGTGCGGCGTCGACTATTCGACCTATGGCGAAGGCACCTATGAGGGCCCGCGCTTTGCGGTCGTGGTGCACCTGCTGTCGATCGAGAAGAACTGGCGCGTGCGCGTGCGCGTGTTCTGCCCGGACGACGAGATGCCTCTTGTCGAGACGATCACCCCGATCTGGCGCGCCGCCAACTGGTTCGAGCGCGAAGCGTTCGACATGTATGGCATCCTGTTCGAAGGCCACGGCGACCTGCGCCGCATCCTGACCGACTACGGCTTCATCGGCCACCCGTTCCGCAAGGACTTCCCGATCTCGGGCTACGTCGAAATGCGCTACGACCCGGAACAGAAACGCGTGATCTACCAACCCGTCACGATCGAGCCGCGCGAGAACATCCCGCGCGTGATTCGCGAAGAGACCTACGGGACGAAATAA
- the nuoE gene encoding NADH-quinone oxidoreductase subunit NuoE, whose protein sequence is MLSAQCYQKIDRELAKYPADQRQSAVMASLAHAQVELGWLSPETMQEIADYIGMPAIAVQEVATFYNMFNIKPVGKHKITVCTNLPCALSGGEHAAQRIKDALGIDFRDTTEDGKFTLMEGECMGACGDAPVMLVNNHRMCSFMSDAKIDALLEELNK, encoded by the coding sequence ATGTTATCCGCGCAGTGCTATCAAAAAATCGATCGCGAGCTGGCCAAGTACCCAGCCGATCAACGCCAGTCGGCCGTGATGGCTTCGCTGGCCCATGCCCAGGTCGAACTGGGCTGGCTGTCGCCTGAAACGATGCAAGAGATTGCCGACTACATCGGCATGCCGGCCATCGCCGTGCAGGAAGTGGCGACTTTCTACAATATGTTCAACATCAAGCCGGTCGGCAAGCACAAGATCACCGTGTGCACCAACCTGCCATGCGCGCTGTCAGGCGGCGAGCACGCGGCCCAGCGCATCAAGGACGCGCTCGGCATCGACTTCCGCGACACCACCGAAGACGGCAAATTCACGCTGATGGAAGGCGAGTGCATGGGCGCTTGCGGCGACGCACCGGTCATGCTGGTGAACAACCACCGCATGTGTTCGTTCATGAGCGACGCCAAGATCGACGCCCTGCTTGAGGAACTGAACAAATGA
- a CDS encoding MYG1 family protein → MLIATHGGKFHADDAWAVAVLKVLFPDADIVRTREQARIDAADFAIDVGGVWDPASGRFDHHQKEFDATRGSGVPYASAGLVWREYGAQCVAALAERHTGERLADDTAQQIAYAIDADIVQYLDLSDVGVARNAPGSYGLSAVVSGFNPGWLDEQRLGYGEAVDTYRMGQFMRALEFLTDIMGNAVRYRVGAMLAVTQVRQAEVLEDGKLLFLKNAALPWSSVVRKEMPKILFVISHSLTEQRYILHTVPVDTESFDARADLPASWAGLRDAELAAVTGVEDAVFCHTGLFIAAARSYEGIRSMARQALDAVAQ, encoded by the coding sequence ATGTTGATTGCCACTCACGGCGGCAAATTCCACGCGGACGATGCGTGGGCGGTCGCCGTCCTGAAGGTGCTGTTCCCCGACGCGGACATCGTCCGCACCCGCGAACAGGCCAGGATCGATGCCGCCGACTTCGCGATCGACGTCGGCGGGGTCTGGGACCCGGCCTCGGGCCGCTTCGACCACCACCAGAAGGAATTCGACGCCACCCGCGGCTCGGGCGTGCCCTATGCCAGCGCCGGCCTGGTGTGGCGCGAGTACGGCGCGCAATGCGTCGCCGCCCTGGCCGAGCGCCATACCGGCGAGCGCCTGGCCGACGACACGGCCCAGCAGATCGCCTATGCGATCGATGCCGATATCGTGCAATACCTCGATTTATCCGACGTGGGCGTCGCCAGGAACGCACCCGGCAGCTATGGGCTGTCGGCGGTAGTGTCTGGCTTCAATCCGGGCTGGCTCGACGAGCAGCGCCTGGGCTACGGCGAAGCGGTAGACACCTACCGCATGGGCCAGTTCATGCGCGCGCTGGAATTCCTGACCGACATCATGGGCAATGCCGTGCGCTACCGCGTGGGCGCCATGCTGGCCGTGACCCAGGTGCGCCAGGCCGAGGTGCTCGAAGACGGCAAGCTTTTATTCCTCAAGAACGCTGCTCTCCCCTGGAGCAGCGTGGTGCGCAAGGAAATGCCGAAGATCCTGTTCGTCATCAGCCACAGCCTGACCGAGCAGCGCTACATCCTGCACACGGTGCCGGTCGATACCGAAAGCTTCGACGCCCGGGCCGACCTGCCGGCCTCCTGGGCCGGCCTGCGCGATGCAGAACTGGCGGCCGTGACCGGCGTCGAGGATGCCGTGTTCTGCCATACCGGCCTGTTCATCGCCGCCGCCCGCAGCTATGAAGGCATCCGCAGCATGGCGCGCCAGGCGCTCGATGCGGTAGCGCAGTAA
- a CDS encoding NADH-quinone oxidoreductase subunit D has protein sequence MAELKNYTLNFGPQHPAAHGVLRLVLELDGEVIQRADPHIGLLHRGTEKLAETRTYLQSVPYMDRLDYVSMMCNEHGYVLAIEKLLGIEAPIRAQYIRTMFDEITRILNHLMWLGAHALDIGAMGPFLYCFRDREDLFDVYEAVSGARMHAAYYRPGGVYRDLPDTMPQHKQSPIRSAKAIAELNEHRQGSVIDFLDAFTKRFDGYVDEYETLLTDNRIWKQRTVGIGVVSPEDAKAMGFTGAMLRGSGIAWDLRKHQPYAAYDKVEFDIPVGTNGDSYDRYLVRVEELRQSNRIIKQCLAWLRANPGPVMIDNNKIAPPNRMDMKSNMESLIHHFKLFTEGFHVPEGEAYAAVEHPKGEFGIYIVSDGANKPYRLKIRTPDYVHLQSLDEMARGHMIADAVAIIGTQDIVFGSIDR, from the coding sequence ATGGCTGAGCTTAAGAACTACACCCTGAACTTTGGTCCGCAGCACCCGGCAGCGCACGGCGTGCTGCGTCTGGTGCTCGAACTCGACGGCGAGGTGATCCAGCGCGCCGACCCGCACATCGGCCTGCTGCACCGCGGCACCGAGAAGCTGGCCGAAACCCGCACCTACCTGCAGTCGGTGCCGTACATGGACCGCCTCGACTACGTGTCGATGATGTGCAACGAGCACGGCTATGTGCTGGCGATCGAAAAGCTGCTCGGCATCGAAGCGCCGATCCGCGCCCAGTACATCCGCACGATGTTCGACGAGATCACCCGCATCCTGAACCACCTGATGTGGCTGGGCGCGCACGCGCTGGACATCGGCGCCATGGGCCCGTTCCTGTACTGCTTCCGCGACCGCGAAGACCTGTTCGACGTCTATGAAGCCGTGTCGGGCGCGCGCATGCACGCAGCTTACTATCGTCCGGGCGGCGTGTACCGCGACCTGCCGGACACCATGCCGCAACACAAGCAGTCGCCGATCCGCAGCGCCAAGGCGATCGCCGAGCTGAACGAACACCGCCAGGGTTCGGTCATCGACTTCCTCGATGCCTTCACCAAGCGCTTCGACGGCTATGTCGACGAATACGAAACCCTCTTGACCGACAACCGTATCTGGAAGCAGCGTACGGTCGGCATCGGTGTCGTGTCGCCGGAAGACGCGAAAGCCATGGGCTTCACCGGCGCCATGCTGCGCGGCTCGGGCATCGCCTGGGACCTGCGCAAGCACCAGCCTTACGCCGCCTACGACAAGGTCGAGTTCGACATCCCGGTCGGCACCAATGGCGACTCCTACGACCGCTACCTCGTGCGCGTGGAAGAACTGCGCCAGTCGAACCGCATCATCAAGCAGTGCCTGGCCTGGCTGCGCGCCAACCCGGGCCCGGTGATGATCGACAATAACAAGATCGCGCCGCCAAACCGGATGGACATGAAGTCCAATATGGAATCGCTGATCCACCACTTCAAGTTGTTCACCGAAGGCTTCCACGTCCCCGAGGGCGAGGCCTATGCCGCGGTCGAGCACCCGAAGGGCGAGTTCGGCATCTATATCGTCTCCGACGGCGCCAACAAGCCATACCGCCTGAAAATCCGCACCCCGGACTACGTCCACCTGCAGAGCCTCGACGAGATGGCACGCGGCCACATGATCGCTGACGCGGTGGCCATCATCGGTACCCAGGACATCGTGTTCGGCAGTATCGACCGGTAA
- the nuoG gene encoding NADH-quinone oxidoreductase subunit NuoG, producing the protein MVEIELDGKKVEVPPGSMVMDAANKLGTYIPHFCYHKKLSIAANCRMCLVEVEKAPKPLPACATPVSPGMIVRSHSDKAVQAQKSVMEFLLINHPLDCPICDQGGECQLQDLAVGYGKSGSRYEEEKRVVAPKEAGPLISMEEMSRCIQCTRCVRFGQEVAGVMEFGMLGRGEHSEITTFVGKTVDSEVSGNMIDLCPVGALTSKPFRYSARPWELQRRKSVSPHDSLGANLIVQVKGGKVMRVLPLENEAVNECWISDKERFSYEALDNADRLTKPMIKQDSKWIETEWSTALEYVAHGLRNIRHEHGADSLAAVATAHSTVEELYLLNKAFRGFGSENVDFRLRQSDFALDGQVTPWLGMPIAQLSNLKRALVIGSFLRKDHPLVATRLRAATKAGLRLSLLGGSDDELLMKVAHKLTAAPSDWLVALSEVVVAIAADKNIAVPTGFEGIEASDIARAIAASLVVVGDVDVPGAILLGNAAAQHPQASKIHAAAQWIAEQTGCSFGYLVDAANSVGGHLVGATSGKKESLFDTPKKAYVLLNAEPELDAANPQQAVAALNGAEMVVAMSAFKHGMDYADVLLPIAPFSETSGTFVNCEGRAQSFNGTVRPLGDARPAWKVLRVLGNLLGLTGFDYETSESIRDEAFGKGNTDLSAKLNNKANVALTVGSYAPAGQLERLTDVPVYFTDALSRRSEPLQRTADANAPLVTLSKAVAESIGVAAGDKVKVTQGSGSAVLVADVDKTLPSNAVRVAAGHPAVSTLGAMFGSIQVEKAGEGK; encoded by the coding sequence ATGGTTGAAATCGAATTAGACGGCAAGAAAGTCGAAGTCCCACCGGGTTCCATGGTGATGGACGCCGCAAACAAACTCGGCACCTATATTCCGCACTTCTGCTATCACAAGAAATTGTCGATCGCAGCGAACTGCCGCATGTGCCTGGTCGAAGTGGAAAAGGCGCCGAAGCCGCTGCCAGCATGCGCCACGCCAGTGTCGCCCGGCATGATCGTGCGCAGCCACAGCGACAAGGCCGTGCAGGCCCAGAAGTCGGTGATGGAATTCCTGCTCATTAACCACCCGCTGGATTGCCCGATCTGCGACCAGGGCGGCGAATGCCAGCTGCAGGACCTGGCCGTCGGCTACGGCAAGAGCGGTTCGCGCTACGAAGAAGAAAAACGCGTGGTGGCCCCGAAAGAAGCGGGCCCGCTGATCTCGATGGAAGAGATGTCGCGCTGCATCCAGTGCACCCGTTGCGTGCGTTTCGGCCAGGAAGTGGCCGGCGTCATGGAATTCGGCATGCTGGGCCGCGGCGAGCATTCCGAGATCACGACTTTTGTCGGCAAGACCGTCGACTCGGAAGTGTCGGGCAATATGATCGACCTGTGCCCGGTCGGCGCGCTGACCAGCAAGCCATTCCGCTACTCGGCACGTCCATGGGAACTGCAGCGCCGCAAGTCGGTGTCGCCGCACGATTCGCTGGGCGCCAACCTGATCGTCCAGGTCAAGGGCGGTAAAGTCATGCGCGTGCTGCCGCTTGAGAACGAAGCGGTCAACGAGTGCTGGATTTCGGATAAAGAGCGTTTCTCGTACGAAGCGCTGGACAATGCCGACCGCCTCACCAAGCCAATGATCAAGCAGGATAGCAAGTGGATCGAGACCGAGTGGTCGACGGCCCTCGAATACGTTGCCCACGGCCTGCGCAATATCCGCCACGAGCACGGCGCCGACAGCCTCGCGGCCGTCGCCACCGCCCACTCGACCGTGGAAGAACTGTACCTGCTGAATAAAGCCTTCCGTGGCTTCGGTTCGGAGAACGTCGATTTCCGCCTGCGCCAGAGCGATTTCGCCCTGGACGGCCAGGTCACGCCATGGCTCGGCATGCCGATCGCGCAACTGTCGAACCTGAAGCGCGCGCTGGTCATCGGTTCGTTCCTGCGCAAGGATCACCCGCTGGTCGCTACTCGCCTGCGCGCCGCTACCAAGGCCGGCCTGCGCCTGTCGCTGCTGGGTGGTTCGGACGACGAGCTGCTGATGAAAGTCGCCCACAAGCTGACCGCGGCGCCAAGCGACTGGCTGGTCGCGCTGTCGGAAGTCGTGGTCGCCATCGCTGCCGACAAGAACATCGCTGTCCCGACCGGTTTCGAAGGCATCGAGGCATCGGATATCGCCCGCGCGATCGCCGCCTCGCTGGTCGTCGTCGGTGACGTCGACGTGCCAGGCGCCATCCTGCTGGGCAACGCTGCCGCACAACACCCGCAAGCCTCGAAGATCCACGCCGCCGCGCAGTGGATCGCCGAGCAGACCGGCTGCTCGTTCGGCTACCTGGTCGACGCCGCCAACTCGGTCGGCGGTCACCTGGTCGGCGCGACCTCGGGCAAGAAAGAATCGTTGTTCGACACGCCGAAGAAAGCCTATGTGCTGCTGAACGCGGAACCGGAACTCGATGCGGCCAACCCGCAGCAAGCCGTCGCCGCCCTGAACGGCGCGGAGATGGTCGTCGCGATGTCGGCCTTCAAGCACGGCATGGATTACGCCGACGTGCTGCTGCCGATCGCGCCGTTCTCGGAAACCTCGGGCACGTTCGTGAACTGCGAAGGCCGCGCACAGAGCTTCAACGGCACCGTGCGTCCGCTGGGCGACGCCCGTCCAGCCTGGAAAGTGCTGCGCGTGCTGGGCAACCTGCTGGGCCTGACCGGCTTCGACTACGAGACCTCGGAATCGATCCGCGACGAAGCCTTCGGCAAGGGCAATACCGATCTGTCGGCCAAGCTGAACAACAAGGCGAATGTCGCCCTGACCGTGGGTTCGTACGCTCCTGCCGGCCAACTCGAGCGCCTGACCGATGTGCCGGTGTACTTCACCGACGCGCTGTCGCGTCGTTCGGAACCACTGCAGCGCACCGCCGACGCCAATGCGCCGCTGGTCACGCTGTCGAAAGCGGTCGCCGAATCGATCGGCGTTGCCGCTGGCGACAAGGTCAAAGTGACCCAGGGTAGCGGCTCGGCCGTCCTGGTCGCCGACGTCGACAAGACCCTGCCGTCGAACGCGGTGCGTGTCGCCGCCGGCCATCCGGCAGTAAGCACGCTGGGCGCCATGTTCGGTTCCATCCAAGTTGAAAAAGCAGGGGAGGGCAAGTAA
- a CDS encoding NuoB/complex I 20 kDa subunit family protein — MAIEGVLNEGFITTTADKLINWARTGSMFPMTFGLACCAVEMMHVGAARYDMDRFGIVFRPSPRQSDVMIVAGTLCNKMAPALRKVYDQMAEPRWVISMGSCANGGGYYHYSYSVVRGCDRIVPVDVYVPGCPPTAEALLYGIMQLQNKIKRTNTIAR; from the coding sequence ATGGCAATTGAAGGCGTATTAAACGAAGGTTTCATCACCACCACAGCCGACAAGCTGATCAACTGGGCGCGCACGGGGTCGATGTTCCCGATGACGTTCGGTCTGGCCTGCTGCGCGGTCGAGATGATGCACGTGGGCGCGGCCCGCTACGACATGGACCGCTTCGGTATCGTGTTCCGTCCATCGCCACGTCAGTCCGACGTGATGATCGTCGCCGGCACCCTGTGTAACAAGATGGCGCCGGCGCTACGCAAGGTCTACGACCAGATGGCCGAACCGCGCTGGGTGATCTCGATGGGTTCCTGTGCCAACGGCGGCGGCTACTACCACTACTCGTATTCGGTAGTGCGCGGCTGCGATCGCATCGTCCCGGTCGATGTGTACGTGCCAGGCTGCCCGCCGACTGCCGAAGCACTGCTGTACGGCATCATGCAGCTCCAGAACAAGATCAAGCGCACCAATACCATCGCGCGCTAA
- a CDS encoding NAD(P)H-quinone oxidoreductase: MRAIEITQPGKPDVLQLCERPTPVLKAGEVLIKVHAAGINRPDVLQRLGKYPVPSGASDLPGLEVAGEIVDGDLAGSNFTKGDLVCALVQGGGYAEYCAAPLDQCLPVPQGLSTLEAATLPETYFTVWSNVFDRARLADGESLLVQGGSSGIGVTAIQLAKALGHRVFATAGSADKCRAVEALGAERGINYRDEDFAAVVKELTGGKGVDVILDMVAGDYVAREIDCLADDGRLVVIALLGGARADLDMGQVLRRRLHITGSTLRPRPVAFKAAIARQLREHAWPLFAQGKIKPVIHQVFPLEQAAQAHALMESSTHVGKIVLQVREE; this comes from the coding sequence ATGCGCGCCATCGAAATCACCCAGCCCGGCAAGCCGGACGTCCTGCAATTGTGCGAACGCCCGACCCCGGTCCTGAAGGCCGGCGAAGTATTGATCAAGGTCCATGCCGCCGGCATCAACCGCCCTGACGTGCTGCAGCGCCTGGGTAAATACCCGGTGCCGTCCGGCGCGTCCGACTTGCCCGGCCTCGAAGTGGCGGGCGAGATCGTCGACGGCGACCTGGCCGGCAGTAATTTTACAAAGGGCGACCTGGTGTGCGCGCTGGTGCAGGGCGGCGGCTATGCCGAATACTGCGCGGCGCCGCTCGACCAATGCCTGCCGGTGCCTCAAGGCCTGAGCACGCTCGAAGCGGCTACCTTGCCCGAAACTTATTTCACGGTGTGGAGCAATGTCTTCGACCGCGCACGCCTGGCCGACGGCGAAAGCCTGCTGGTGCAGGGCGGCAGCTCGGGCATCGGCGTGACCGCGATCCAGCTGGCGAAGGCGCTGGGCCACCGCGTGTTCGCCACCGCCGGCAGCGCGGACAAATGCCGCGCCGTCGAGGCGCTCGGCGCCGAACGCGGCATCAACTACCGCGACGAGGATTTCGCCGCCGTGGTCAAGGAACTAACGGGCGGCAAAGGTGTCGACGTCATTCTCGATATGGTGGCGGGAGATTATGTGGCGCGCGAGATCGATTGCCTGGCCGACGACGGCCGCCTGGTCGTGATCGCATTGCTGGGCGGCGCGCGCGCCGACCTCGACATGGGCCAGGTGCTGCGCCGGCGCCTGCACATCACGGGCTCGACCCTGCGTCCGCGTCCGGTGGCGTTCAAGGCCGCCATCGCGCGCCAGCTCCGTGAACACGCGTGGCCGCTGTTCGCGCAAGGGAAGATCAAGCCGGTGATCCACCAGGTATTCCCGCTCGAACAGGCAGCCCAGGCGCATGCCTTGATGGAATCGAGCACCCACGTCGGCAAGATCGTCCTGCAGGTGCGGGAAGAGTGA
- the secG gene encoding preprotein translocase subunit SecG — MIWFNLIIVVQVVSALAIIGLVLMQHGKGADMGAAFGSGASGSLFGASGSSNFLSKSTAVAAAIFFGSTLALAYIGNSGASGESGGGVMGRVTVPSSQAPATGIPGGAPAQTAPADVPTLPAGSAAPADAVPATPAPAAPAPATPAPATPAQ, encoded by the coding sequence ATGATCTGGTTCAATTTGATTATCGTCGTGCAGGTTGTTTCGGCCCTGGCCATTATCGGCCTGGTGCTGATGCAGCACGGTAAGGGCGCCGACATGGGCGCCGCCTTCGGTTCGGGCGCCTCGGGCAGCCTGTTCGGCGCCTCGGGTTCGTCGAACTTCCTGTCGAAGTCGACCGCCGTGGCGGCCGCGATCTTCTTCGGCTCGACTCTGGCCCTGGCCTATATCGGCAACAGCGGCGCCAGTGGCGAGAGCGGCGGCGGCGTCATGGGCCGCGTGACCGTGCCGTCGAGCCAGGCGCCAGCTACCGGCATCCCTGGCGGCGCGCCTGCGCAGACCGCGCCGGCCGACGTGCCGACCCTGCCGGCCGGCAGCGCCGCACCGGCCGACGCCGTGCCTGCAACCCCGGCACCTGCAGCGCCAGCCCCGGCAACCCCGGCGCCAGCCACGCCAGCCCAGTAA
- the nuoF gene encoding NADH-quinone oxidoreductase subunit NuoF: MTSLHDRHIKPLILADLNGENWHLADYVKRGGYSALRRIIEEKITPEQIIADMKASGLRGRGGAGFPTGLKWSFMPRQFPGQKYLVCNTDEGEPGTFKDRDIIRYNPHSLIEGMAIGAYAMGITVGYNYIHGEIFEDYLRFEEALEEARAAGFLGDNILGSTFSFQLHAHHGYGAYICGEETALLESLEGKKGQPRFKPPFPASFGLYGKPTTINNTETFAAVPFILNIGAENYMALGKPNNGGTKIFSISGDVERPGNYEVPLGTPFATLMELAGGMRGGKKIKAVIPGGSSAPVVPGDLMMQTDLDYDSIAKAGSMLGSGAVIVMDETRCMVKSLLRLSYFYYEESCGQCTPCREGTGWMYRMVHRIENGQGRPEDMDLLNNIADNIKGRTICALGDAAAMPVQAMIKHFRQEFEYHIEHKHCLVPAYL, from the coding sequence ATGACCAGCCTGCACGACCGTCACATCAAACCGCTGATCCTCGCCGACCTGAATGGCGAGAACTGGCACCTGGCCGACTACGTCAAGCGTGGCGGCTATTCGGCGCTGCGCCGCATCATCGAAGAAAAGATCACCCCCGAGCAGATCATCGCCGACATGAAGGCCTCGGGCCTGCGTGGCCGCGGCGGCGCCGGTTTCCCGACTGGCCTCAAGTGGAGCTTCATGCCGCGCCAGTTCCCGGGCCAGAAATACCTCGTCTGCAATACTGACGAAGGCGAGCCGGGCACGTTCAAGGACCGCGACATCATCCGCTACAACCCGCATTCGCTGATCGAAGGCATGGCCATCGGCGCCTACGCGATGGGCATCACCGTGGGTTACAACTACATCCACGGCGAGATCTTCGAAGACTACCTGCGTTTCGAAGAAGCGCTGGAAGAAGCGCGCGCGGCCGGCTTCCTGGGCGATAACATCCTGGGTTCGACTTTCTCGTTCCAGCTGCACGCCCACCACGGCTACGGCGCCTATATCTGCGGCGAAGAAACCGCGCTGCTCGAGTCGCTGGAAGGCAAGAAGGGCCAGCCGCGCTTCAAGCCGCCATTCCCGGCCTCGTTCGGACTGTATGGCAAGCCGACCACGATCAACAACACCGAAACGTTCGCGGCGGTCCCGTTCATCCTGAACATCGGCGCCGAGAACTACATGGCGCTGGGCAAGCCGAACAACGGCGGCACCAAGATCTTCTCGATCTCGGGCGACGTCGAGCGTCCAGGCAACTACGAAGTCCCGTTGGGCACGCCATTCGCGACCCTGATGGAACTGGCGGGCGGCATGCGCGGCGGCAAGAAGATCAAGGCCGTCATTCCTGGCGGTTCGTCGGCGCCTGTCGTGCCGGGCGATCTCATGATGCAGACCGACCTCGATTACGATTCGATCGCCAAAGCCGGCTCGATGCTGGGTTCGGGCGCCGTCATCGTCATGGACGAGACCCGCTGCATGGTCAAGTCGCTGCTGCGCCTGTCGTACTTCTATTACGAAGAATCGTGCGGCCAGTGCACCCCGTGCCGTGAAGGCACCGGCTGGATGTACCGCATGGTCCACCGCATCGAGAACGGCCAGGGTCGTCCGGAAGACATGGATCTGCTGAACAACATCGCCGACAACATCAAGGGCCGCACCATTTGCGCGCTCGGCGATGCGGCCGCGATGCCAGTCCAGGCGATGATCAAGCACTTCCGCCAGGAATTTGAATATCACATCGAGCACAAGCACTGCCTCGTGCCCGCATACCTTTAA
- a CDS encoding NADH-quinone oxidoreductase subunit A: MNLENYLPVLLFILVGIGVGVAPQVLGRLLGPHKPDDAKLSPYECGFEAFEDARMKFDVRYYLIAILFILFDLETAFFFPWGVSMRELGWTGFITMMVFIAEFVVGFWYIWKKGALDWE, translated from the coding sequence GTGAACCTCGAGAATTATCTCCCCGTCCTACTCTTTATCCTGGTTGGCATCGGCGTCGGTGTCGCCCCGCAGGTGCTCGGCCGCCTGCTCGGGCCGCACAAGCCCGACGATGCCAAGCTGTCCCCGTATGAATGCGGCTTCGAAGCCTTCGAAGACGCGCGCATGAAGTTCGACGTCAGGTACTACCTGATCGCGATCCTGTTTATTTTGTTTGATCTGGAAACGGCATTCTTCTTCCCATGGGGCGTCTCGATGCGCGAGCTGGGTTGGACCGGTTTCATCACGATGATGGTGTTCATCGCCGAGTTCGTGGTCGGTTTCTGGTACATCTGGAAGAAAGGTGCCCTTGATTGGGAATAA
- the tpiA gene encoding triose-phosphate isomerase yields the protein MRPKLVVGNWKMNGSRAGNAQLLQGILAGLNDQGAACAVCVPAPYLFQCEQLLAGSAMAWGAQDVATEPCGAFTGEVCSSMLQDFGCRYVIVGHSERRAYHGESNELVAAKAKAALDAGLTPIVCVGETLAQREAGATQDVVGAQLDAVLEVVGADAVPRLVLAYEPVWAIGTGKTATPAMAQEVHAFLRQKLRDCNAGAAENVQILYGGSMKPENAGDLMAQADIDGGLIGGAALKSTDFLGIIGAAPKTV from the coding sequence ATGCGTCCCAAACTCGTCGTAGGTAACTGGAAGATGAATGGCAGCCGCGCAGGCAATGCGCAGCTGCTGCAAGGCATTCTCGCTGGATTGAACGACCAGGGCGCCGCTTGCGCCGTGTGCGTGCCGGCGCCGTACTTGTTCCAGTGCGAACAACTTCTCGCGGGCAGCGCGATGGCCTGGGGCGCGCAAGACGTCGCGACCGAGCCCTGCGGCGCCTTCACCGGTGAAGTATGTTCCTCGATGCTGCAGGATTTCGGCTGTCGTTACGTGATCGTGGGTCACTCCGAACGCCGCGCCTACCATGGCGAATCGAATGAACTGGTGGCAGCCAAGGCCAAGGCGGCGCTGGATGCCGGGCTGACTCCGATCGTCTGTGTCGGCGAAACGCTGGCCCAGCGCGAGGCGGGCGCCACCCAGGACGTGGTTGGCGCCCAACTGGACGCGGTGCTGGAAGTGGTGGGCGCCGATGCCGTGCCCAGGCTGGTGCTGGCCTACGAGCCGGTATGGGCGATCGGCACCGGCAAGACGGCGACGCCGGCGATGGCGCAAGAGGTACATGCCTTCCTGCGTCAAAAACTGCGCGACTGCAACGCCGGCGCGGCCGAAAACGTACAAATCCTTTACGGCGGCAGCATGAAGCCGGAGAATGCAGGCGATCTGATGGCGCAAGCGGATATCGATGGCGGTTTGATCGGTGGGGCGGCGCTAAAGTCGACTGATTTTCTCGGGATTATCGGGGCGGCCCCGAAAACTGTATAA